The Deinococcus detaillensis genomic interval TTTCAGTGGGGAGAACATTTATTTCTGGCGAGTTGGTTAAGCTTTCACTTTGAGTTCCCGCACCTGCGCCGCGAAGGCCCGAATCTGCTCGTCGGTCGGCTGGGGGCCGTAGCGCAGCAGCTGGTACTCGCCGATCAGGGTTTCAATGTGCTCGGCGTGTTGCGGGTAGCGCTCGGCAGCCCGCGCTGCGTAAGCGCTGGCGGGTTCCTGCGGCGCTCGGGGCAGCGAGAGGCGGCGGGCAAGCAGGGCGTAGGCGGCGCTCAGCGGCTCCTGCGGCGGGCGGCGGCGCAGGAGCATCGGCACGAAAGCCAGCCCGATGGCCAGCATGCCGAACACCGTCAGTTTCCAGTCACCAAGCTCGCCGAGGCCCAGCTTGGCAAACAGTTGGCGCTGCTGAGCGCCGTCGTAGCCGATGACCCAGGTGTTCCAGAGGTTTTGCAGCGCGTCGAGGCGCAGGCTCAGGCCGCCCAGCCAGCCGAGATTGCCACTGGCCAGCCCTGGAGCGCCGCGCAAACTCGAAACACCCCTTTCGATGCGGTCAGGCGAAACGGTGGCGGTGGGATCAACCCGCACCCAGCCTTGCCCAGCCAGCCAGACTTCTGTCCAGGCGTGGGCGTTGGCCTGGCGCACGATCAGGTAGCCCCCGTTGGGCTCAGCTCCCTGATAGCCGGTGACTACCCGCGCCGGAACGCCCGCCGAGCGCATCATGATGGCAAACGAGCTGGCGAAGTGCTCGCAAAAGCCGCGCTTCGTTTCAAACACGAAAGCGTCCATCCCATTGACGCTGGGAAGGGTCGGTGGGTTGAGGGTATAAGCGAAACTGCCCGCCGCAAACACGTTCAGCCCCGCCTTGACCCGCTCGAGGGGCGGCAAATTCAGCCAAGTCTTGGCCAACTCACGGATGCGCGGATTGCTGCGGTCTGGAAGCTGCAAGTTGCGCTCCAGCCAAAACGAATCGGCGTTCAGGCCATAGCGGTAGGCGGTGGCAGCGCTTAGTTTAAAGAGGGTGCGGCTGCCAATCCGGCTGGGCTTGATGACTTGCAGGTTTTGGGTGATGGCCGTGCCGGAAGGCAGCGAGGCGGGGGCGTCGAGGGCCAGCACCCAGGTGCGCTGGCTGGGTTCTGCTGTCAGGGTGTAGTTTTGGACGGGGCCAAGTGCCTGCACGTCTGGTAGCGCCCGCTGCTCACGGCCCAGCCGCCACGTTTCGCCGTCAAAAAACTCCATCACCGGGCCGCGCCAATATAAATTGCTCGGCGGCGGCGCTTGGCCCTCAAACTGCGCCCGGAACGCCACCTCGTCGCTGAGCGCGAGGCTGCTGATGCTGCCCGGATTGACGCTGTCGGACAAGCCCGAAGCGTTTTGGCCTTTGCTGCTCACCGGCATTTGCCACAGCGGGCTGTCAGGGCGCGGAAACAGCACGAACAGCGCGGCGGCCAGCGGCAAAGCTTGCAGCAGCAGCACCCCCGCCGAGCGCAGCGGCCCAAAGGGAGCCAGCAGCCCCGCCTTACTCAGGCCGAATGCGGGGAGGCCGGCCAAGCTCTTGGGCCGCTCCAGTAAGCTCACTCCCGCCGAGAGGGCCAGCATGGACAGCATCGCGTGAACGGCGGTGAGGGTGTCCTGCACGTAAAAAAAGTGGGTAACGGTCAGGAAAAAGCCCAGCAAGCCCAGCGCCTGCACGTCGCGCCCGCTGTGGGTTTCCAGCGCTTTGAGACTGGTCAGCACCACCAAAATGGCCGTGCCACCGTCTCGCCCCAGCAGGGTGTCGTAGGTTTGGTTAAGGCCCCAGCCTGCCGCCGCCACCACCAGCAGGGAGAGCAGGGTTTGGGTCAGGGTGGGCAGAGCGGGAACGCGGCCCAGCCCCAGCGCGGCGCGGTAAGCCAGCAGCGCCGCGAACAGCAAACTGGCCCACCACGGCATCCGTGACACATACGGCGCGGCGCACAGCAGCAGCGCAGCCAGAGTGGTCAGCAGCGCGGGCAGCGGGGCGGCAGGGTCAGTGGGCCGCTTGAGACTGCGGCTTCGGCTGGGCCAGTTGAGGGTGGTCATCGGCGCTTCCTCCCCGTGGACTGGTGAGCAGCAGCGGGCGGCTGATCGGGGACGTTCTCAGCTGCACGGTAAAGTGCCAAGGCGCTGAGGGCACGGCGGGCCTGCGTTTCGCCGCTGCCTTCTTCCAGCTTCAGACTCGGCAACTCCAAGCGGTAGCGGGCG includes:
- a CDS encoding transglutaminase family protein encodes the protein MTTLNWPSRSRSLKRPTDPAAPLPALLTTLAALLLCAAPYVSRMPWWASLLFAALLAYRAALGLGRVPALPTLTQTLLSLLVVAAAGWGLNQTYDTLLGRDGGTAILVVLTSLKALETHSGRDVQALGLLGFFLTVTHFFYVQDTLTAVHAMLSMLALSAGVSLLERPKSLAGLPAFGLSKAGLLAPFGPLRSAGVLLLQALPLAAALFVLFPRPDSPLWQMPVSSKGQNASGLSDSVNPGSISSLALSDEVAFRAQFEGQAPPPSNLYWRGPVMEFFDGETWRLGREQRALPDVQALGPVQNYTLTAEPSQRTWVLALDAPASLPSGTAITQNLQVIKPSRIGSRTLFKLSAATAYRYGLNADSFWLERNLQLPDRSNPRIRELAKTWLNLPPLERVKAGLNVFAAGSFAYTLNPPTLPSVNGMDAFVFETKRGFCEHFASSFAIMMRSAGVPARVVTGYQGAEPNGGYLIVRQANAHAWTEVWLAGQGWVRVDPTATVSPDRIERGVSSLRGAPGLASGNLGWLGGLSLRLDALQNLWNTWVIGYDGAQQRQLFAKLGLGELGDWKLTVFGMLAIGLAFVPMLLRRRPPQEPLSAAYALLARRLSLPRAPQEPASAYAARAAERYPQHAEHIETLIGEYQLLRYGPQPTDEQIRAFAAQVRELKVKA